In a single window of the Bacteroidota bacterium genome:
- the polA gene encoding DNA polymerase I — MSKKLFLLDGMALIYRAYFGFSNNHRINSKGLNTSAIFGFTNTLLEVLRKENPTHIAVVFDTSGPTARHEEFPAYKAHREEMPEDLAKSIPYIYRLCECFCIPLLTKVGYEADDIIGTLAVKAEKEGYDTYMMTPDKDFGQLVDEHTFIYKPARLGNGAEILGKAEVCKRWDIERVEQVKDILGLMGDASDNIPGIPGVGEKTAIQLVKQFGSIENLLQNTDQLKGKLKEKVELNKEMAIQSKRLATILLDVPVNDNINDLVACEPDKEKLRELFTELEFRRLAEQLNLSNAPAEPGKSKPVVIQASQTSLFGNETNDTVVKVEIEEVTEAGPEKDLRTIHTTEHKYFLANSPEERKKLIGELLKQKSICFDTETTGIDAGKAELVGISFSSKVHEGWYVPVPPDRKEAEKIVAEFKPVFENEKIEKIAQNLKYDLAILTRYGVKISGPTFDTMIAHFLIQPEMRHNMDIMSETYLSYSPVSIETLIGKKGKDQLNMRDVPVDAVAEYAAEDADITLQLKENFEPKLKKAGLEKLFLDVEMPLVNVLMEMETEGIRLDTSSLKELSQVLATDIGLVEKEIQSMAGSVFNISSPKQVGEVLFERLKIMEKPVKTKTGQYSTGEDVLSKLENKHPIVRRILDYRELVKLKNTYVDVLPELIDPSTGRIHTSYNQVVAVTGRLSSDNPNLQNIPIRTERGREIRKAFIARDDDHVLLSADYSQIELRIIAELSEDPGMLSAFNSGEDIHAATAAKVYGVELKDVTSDMRRNAKMVNFGIIYGISAFGLAERLNISRGEAKSIIDNYFRQYSHVKEYMDQSIENARSKGYVETILGRRRHLRDINSANATVRGFAERNAINAPIQGSAADMIKVAMINIHNDIKKEKMKSKMLLQVHDELVFDAYHTEVDKLKELVSHRMKTALKLKVPIEIGMGTGRNWLEAH; from the coding sequence ATGTCTAAAAAACTTTTCCTTCTCGACGGAATGGCGCTGATCTATCGTGCATATTTCGGGTTTTCGAATAATCACCGGATCAATTCCAAAGGACTGAATACATCAGCCATTTTTGGTTTTACAAATACACTTCTTGAAGTTTTGCGGAAAGAAAATCCGACACACATAGCTGTTGTATTCGATACTTCGGGCCCAACTGCACGACATGAAGAGTTTCCTGCATACAAAGCACATCGTGAAGAAATGCCGGAAGATCTTGCTAAGAGTATCCCATATATTTATCGCTTGTGCGAATGTTTTTGTATACCACTTCTTACGAAGGTTGGATATGAAGCAGATGATATCATCGGTACACTTGCTGTGAAAGCGGAGAAAGAAGGATATGATACGTATATGATGACGCCCGATAAAGATTTCGGACAGCTTGTCGACGAACATACTTTCATTTATAAGCCTGCACGTTTAGGAAATGGTGCAGAGATTCTCGGCAAGGCGGAAGTCTGTAAGCGTTGGGATATTGAAAGAGTAGAACAGGTAAAAGATATTTTAGGATTGATGGGTGATGCTTCCGATAATATTCCCGGAATTCCCGGAGTAGGAGAGAAGACAGCGATCCAGCTCGTGAAGCAATTCGGAAGCATAGAAAATTTATTGCAGAACACTGATCAGCTTAAAGGAAAATTAAAAGAGAAGGTAGAGTTGAATAAAGAAATGGCAATTCAGTCAAAAAGACTTGCTACGATTTTGCTTGATGTGCCAGTGAATGATAACATCAACGATCTTGTTGCTTGTGAACCTGACAAAGAAAAGCTTCGTGAATTATTTACTGAATTAGAGTTTCGTCGTCTTGCAGAACAACTCAATCTTTCAAATGCTCCTGCAGAGCCGGGTAAATCAAAGCCTGTAGTGATTCAGGCTTCGCAGACATCTTTGTTTGGTAATGAAACGAATGACACTGTTGTAAAAGTTGAAATAGAGGAAGTGACTGAAGCAGGTCCTGAAAAAGATCTTAGGACAATTCATACTACAGAGCATAAATATTTTCTTGCTAATTCCCCTGAAGAAAGAAAAAAACTTATCGGTGAATTATTGAAACAGAAATCAATTTGTTTTGATACAGAGACAACAGGAATTGATGCCGGCAAAGCTGAGCTGGTCGGAATTTCTTTCAGTAGTAAAGTACATGAAGGCTGGTATGTTCCGGTTCCTCCTGACAGGAAAGAAGCAGAAAAGATCGTTGCTGAATTCAAACCTGTATTTGAGAATGAAAAAATTGAAAAGATCGCTCAGAATCTGAAATATGATCTTGCAATTCTCACACGCTACGGAGTAAAAATTTCCGGACCTACATTCGATACAATGATCGCTCACTTTTTAATTCAGCCGGAGATGCGACATAATATGGATATCATGAGCGAAACTTATCTTTCATATTCTCCCGTATCAATTGAAACGTTGATCGGAAAAAAAGGAAAGGATCAGTTGAATATGCGCGATGTTCCTGTAGATGCTGTAGCGGAATATGCTGCGGAGGATGCAGATATTACTTTGCAGCTTAAAGAGAATTTTGAGCCGAAGCTGAAAAAAGCCGGACTGGAAAAATTATTTCTTGATGTTGAAATGCCATTGGTGAATGTGCTGATGGAAATGGAAACAGAAGGCATTCGTTTAGATACTTCGTCATTAAAAGAACTTTCACAGGTACTTGCAACTGATATAGGTTTGGTTGAAAAAGAAATTCAGTCGATGGCAGGATCAGTTTTTAATATCAGTTCACCGAAACAAGTTGGAGAAGTTTTATTTGAACGACTTAAGATCATGGAAAAACCTGTGAAGACTAAAACAGGTCAGTATTCTACAGGTGAAGATGTTTTGAGTAAACTGGAGAACAAGCATCCTATAGTAAGACGAATACTTGATTACCGTGAGTTGGTAAAATTGAAGAATACATATGTTGATGTGCTTCCGGAACTGATCGATCCATCAACAGGAAGAATTCACACATCATACAATCAGGTTGTAGCAGTAACCGGTCGATTGAGTTCCGATAATCCAAATTTGCAAAACATTCCCATTCGTACAGAGCGCGGCCGGGAGATCCGCAAAGCTTTTATTGCACGAGATGACGATCATGTTTTGCTATCTGCCGATTACTCGCAGATTGAATTACGGATCATTGCAGAATTGAGTGAAGATCCGGGAATGCTTTCGGCCTTTAATAGTGGCGAAGATATTCATGCTGCTACAGCAGCGAAAGTGTACGGAGTGGAATTGAAAGATGTGACATCAGATATGCGGCGGAATGCGAAAATGGTGAACTTCGGAATCATCTACGGAATTTCTGCATTCGGTTTAGCGGAGCGGTTGAATATTTCCCGTGGCGAAGCAAAGAGCATCATCGATAATTATTTCCGTCAGTATTCACATGTAAAAGAATACATGGACCAAAGCATTGAAAATGCGCGGTCGAAAGGATATGTAGAAACGATTCTGGGCCGCCGTCGTCATTTGCGCGATATTAATTCTGCTAATGCAACTGTCCGCGGTTTTGCTGAGCGTAATGCTATCAATGCACCTATTCAAGGCAGCGCAGCAGACATGATAAAGGTTGCCATGATCAATATTCACAACGACATAAAGAAAGAGAAAATGAAATCGAAGATGCTGCTTCAGGTTCATGATGAACTTGTTTTTGATGCATATCATACGGAAGTAGATAAATTAAAAGAACTCGTCAGTCACAGAATGAAAACTGCTCTCAAACTAAAAGTACCGATTGAGATTGGAATGGGGACGGGGAGGAATTGGTTGGAAGCGCACTAG
- a CDS encoding T9SS type A sorting domain-containing protein: MKKILLAFALATNIATISNAQEHFCVTTEMNDRAKANDPGVIRQKQELENFIQQYATTERRNSGVVYVIPIVFHILHNYGAENISNAQILDQVNILNRDFRRLNADTANLVPAFQGLAADCEIEFRLPSIDPNGNCTNGIDRIHTMLTYRAGDPSKLNPWPNNKYFNVWVASSLEFAGAAAYAYYPGASSNVDGVLCLSSYIGSIGTSSVGRSRVMTHEIGHSLNLSHVWGDTNEPGVACGDDNVSDTPETKGWTSCTLNGSVCNPPIVENVQNYMEYSYCDVMFTEGQKTRMHATLNSSISGRNNLWTPANLLATGVSTSPQLCTPIADFQNNKKMVCPNGEVTYFDLSWNGSVSNRNWSFPGGIPSTSTDSMPMVTYPNPGTYSATLVVNNATGSDSITKQIITVSEPLVNNIPYTESFEDTASFPGVTGFIYNYDNGTTWTRVTNAGISGSASIRINNFSNTEGEIDEWVMPSMDFSNIVPPIEMTFYVANAQRNSTSNDQLQFLGSKDCGTTWMLRYNRSGANLATANSIVSSSFTPDSTQWRKETLALNPFKLNPDVRFKFINTSDRGNNTYIDNINITGTIVNVDEMDEIQLGFALYPNPTNESSTVQFKLSAKQNVILEVKNILGETLRSVINDNMEGGLHEIKLPALPKGIYMIDLYTGNKHHVRRLIVA; encoded by the coding sequence ATGAAAAAAATTCTACTTGCATTCGCACTTGCAACAAATATTGCGACCATATCTAATGCTCAGGAGCACTTTTGTGTTACAACAGAAATGAATGATAGAGCAAAAGCAAATGATCCCGGTGTAATACGTCAGAAACAAGAACTTGAAAACTTCATTCAACAGTATGCAACCACTGAACGGAGAAATAGTGGTGTTGTATATGTCATCCCGATTGTTTTTCATATCCTGCACAATTACGGAGCTGAAAATATTTCAAATGCACAGATTTTAGATCAGGTAAATATTCTGAACCGAGACTTCCGCAGATTAAATGCTGACACAGCGAATCTTGTTCCGGCATTTCAGGGACTTGCTGCCGATTGTGAAATTGAATTCCGTTTACCAAGTATAGATCCTAATGGCAATTGCACAAATGGCATTGATCGGATTCACACCATGCTTACCTATCGCGCCGGAGATCCATCCAAGTTAAACCCGTGGCCGAATAACAAATACTTCAATGTATGGGTTGCAAGCTCTCTTGAATTTGCCGGCGCAGCGGCTTATGCATATTATCCCGGTGCAAGTAGCAATGTTGATGGTGTTCTTTGTTTGAGTTCTTATATCGGAAGCATTGGAACAAGTTCTGTAGGTAGAAGCAGGGTTATGACTCATGAGATCGGCCATTCATTGAATCTTTCACATGTTTGGGGAGATACGAATGAGCCTGGAGTTGCTTGTGGTGATGATAATGTCAGCGATACTCCTGAAACTAAAGGCTGGACAAGTTGTACCCTGAATGGCTCTGTTTGTAATCCACCAATAGTTGAAAATGTTCAGAATTATATGGAGTATTCATATTGTGATGTCATGTTTACAGAAGGACAAAAAACCAGAATGCATGCAACCTTGAACAGTTCAATTTCCGGTAGAAATAATCTTTGGACTCCGGCAAATCTACTTGCCACAGGAGTTTCGACAAGTCCTCAACTATGTACTCCAATCGCAGATTTCCAAAACAATAAAAAAATGGTTTGCCCGAATGGTGAAGTAACTTATTTCGACCTTAGCTGGAATGGATCTGTGTCAAATCGCAATTGGTCTTTTCCTGGAGGCATCCCTTCTACATCCACCGATTCAATGCCAATGGTAACATATCCTAATCCGGGTACTTATTCTGCAACTTTAGTGGTGAACAATGCTACAGGAAGTGATTCAATCACTAAACAGATTATTACTGTTTCTGAACCACTAGTAAACAATATTCCATACACAGAAAGTTTCGAAGACACAGCTTCTTTCCCCGGTGTCACCGGATTTATTTATAATTATGATAATGGTACAACCTGGACGCGTGTAACCAATGCCGGCATTTCAGGATCAGCATCAATAAGGATAAATAACTTCTCAAATACAGAAGGAGAGATCGATGAGTGGGTAATGCCATCAATGGATTTTTCGAATATTGTTCCTCCTATTGAGATGACTTTTTATGTGGCCAATGCTCAAAGAAATTCAACGAGTAATGACCAATTGCAATTTTTAGGAAGTAAGGATTGTGGTACTACTTGGATGCTGCGTTACAACAGAAGCGGAGCAAATCTTGCTACTGCAAATAGTATAGTTTCATCAAGCTTTACTCCCGACTCAACTCAATGGAGAAAAGAAACACTGGCTCTGAATCCTTTCAAACTTAATCCGGATGTGCGTTTCAAATTCATAAATACCAGTGACAGAGGAAACAATACCTATATCGATAACATTAACATCACAGGAACAATTGTAAACGTCGATGAAATGGATGAGATCCAATTGGGATTTGCTTTGTATCCAAACCCAACTAATGAATCAAGCACGGTTCAGTTCAAATTATCTGCTAAACAAAATGTTATTCTTGAGGTGAAGAATATCTTAGGAGAAACTTTGAGATCTGTAATTAATGATAATATGGAAGGCGGGCTGCATGAGATAAAACTTCCGGCTCTTCCTAAAGGAATTTATATGATCGATCTTTATACGGGTAACAAACACCACGTACGTCGTTTAATCGTTGCCTAA
- a CDS encoding YkgJ family cysteine cluster protein: protein MLPEYEKLLEVARAKKKENKSFFEKLKKIPGRDLDHLVHDLHEKAFEKIDCLKCANCCSTTGPLLKNKDIEKLSEHLRVKPANFVSEYLRIDEDNDYVFKKMPCVFLKEDNCCSVYSARPNACRQYPHTDQRDIRSILPLTFLNSMICPAVAFVVEELKREI from the coding sequence ATGTTACCCGAGTACGAAAAACTTCTCGAAGTTGCCAGAGCGAAAAAGAAGGAAAACAAATCATTTTTTGAAAAGTTAAAAAAAATTCCAGGAAGGGATCTCGATCACCTTGTACATGACCTGCATGAAAAAGCTTTTGAGAAAATCGATTGTCTGAAGTGTGCAAATTGTTGTTCAACGACCGGACCGCTTTTGAAAAACAAAGACATTGAAAAACTTTCAGAACATTTAAGAGTGAAGCCTGCGAATTTTGTAAGTGAATATTTGCGGATCGACGAAGACAATGATTATGTATTTAAAAAAATGCCCTGTGTTTTTCTGAAGGAAGACAATTGTTGTTCCGTTTATTCTGCTCGTCCAAATGCATGCCGGCAATATCCGCATACTGATCAAAGAGATATCCGTTCAATTTTACCTTTGACGTTTTTGAATTCTATGATCTGTCCGGCTGTGGCTTTTGTGGTGGAGGAGTTGAAGCGCGAAATTTAA
- a CDS encoding elongation factor G has product MKIYDDKHIKNVVLVGAPKSGKTTLAEAMIFEAGLINRRGTVEEKNTVSDYHEIEHERGSSVYATSMHTEWKDYKINLIDTPGLDDFIGEVISSLRVADTAVMLLNSEHGVEIGTELIWNYVEKFNKPIIFAINHLDHSKSDFDSTLEQAKRRFGKAITVMQYPIRQGDNFDSIVDLLNMVMYKFPEKGGKPEKLPIPADEIERANQLHNELVEKAAENDEKLMELYFEKGTLDEDQLRAGLKAGMLHHDVYPVFCLSAKKNMGSGRLMSFIDNVAPSATELFPESLVDGDELECKASGPATLFVFKTLIEPHLGKLSFFKVMSGEINAGMDLVNSVTGQTERLNQLFIMDGKNRNVVSKLTAGDIGATLKLKDTLTNQTLCTAGKRIEIEPIHFPDARLRTAIIAKNKTDDEKLGTVLAEIHQEDPTLNIEYSRELKQVLLSGQGELHLAVTKWRLEKIYRLDVEFIKPRIPYRETIQKLSIASYRHKKQSGGAGQFGEVNLKIEPYFDGMSEPEGHSIREKEILELPWGGRLVFYNCIVGGVIDQRFIPSIQKGIMEKMHEGPLTGSYVRDIRVIVYDGKMHPVDSNDISFKIAGMMAFKEAFHLADPKILEPIYEVEIKVPEELMGDVVTDLQSRRAIILGMDSVGTYQIIKAKTPLAELDKYSTSLRSITQGRGSYSGKFTEYAPVPSDIQKKLGEEYKKTEVH; this is encoded by the coding sequence ATGAAAATCTACGACGACAAACACATTAAAAACGTGGTGCTCGTGGGCGCCCCGAAATCCGGCAAGACCACATTGGCAGAAGCCATGATCTTTGAAGCCGGATTAATTAACAGACGCGGTACGGTTGAAGAAAAAAATACGGTCTCCGATTACCACGAAATAGAACACGAAAGAGGAAGCTCGGTTTATGCAACTTCAATGCATACCGAATGGAAAGACTACAAAATTAATCTCATTGATACTCCCGGTTTAGACGATTTTATTGGTGAAGTAATCTCTTCTCTACGAGTTGCCGATACAGCAGTTATGCTTCTGAATTCTGAACATGGCGTTGAGATCGGAACAGAACTCATCTGGAATTACGTTGAAAAATTTAACAAGCCTATCATTTTTGCAATCAATCATCTCGATCATTCTAAATCTGATTTTGATTCAACTTTAGAACAGGCGAAACGCCGCTTCGGAAAAGCAATTACTGTGATGCAGTATCCCATCAGACAAGGCGACAACTTTGATTCGATTGTCGATCTGTTGAATATGGTCATGTACAAATTTCCTGAGAAAGGTGGTAAGCCGGAAAAACTTCCTATCCCTGCCGATGAAATTGAACGCGCAAACCAATTACATAATGAACTCGTTGAAAAAGCTGCAGAGAATGATGAGAAATTAATGGAACTTTATTTTGAAAAAGGCACTCTCGATGAAGATCAGCTCCGCGCCGGATTAAAAGCCGGAATGTTACATCATGATGTTTATCCGGTCTTCTGCTTATCTGCGAAAAAAAATATGGGCAGCGGCCGACTGATGAGTTTCATCGACAATGTTGCACCTTCTGCAACAGAATTATTTCCTGAAAGCCTGGTCGATGGCGATGAACTGGAATGTAAAGCTTCCGGCCCTGCAACGCTATTCGTTTTCAAAACACTTATCGAACCTCATCTTGGAAAACTTTCGTTTTTTAAAGTGATGTCAGGTGAAATAAATGCAGGAATGGATCTTGTAAATTCTGTTACCGGACAAACAGAGAGACTGAATCAGTTGTTCATTATGGATGGTAAGAACAGAAATGTTGTTTCCAAATTAACAGCAGGCGACATTGGTGCTACATTGAAATTGAAAGATACATTGACAAATCAGACACTTTGTACTGCCGGGAAAAGGATAGAGATTGAACCGATCCATTTTCCTGACGCACGACTTCGAACAGCGATCATTGCAAAAAATAAAACAGACGACGAAAAACTTGGAACTGTTCTCGCTGAAATTCATCAGGAAGATCCGACTTTGAATATTGAATACTCCCGAGAATTAAAACAAGTGCTCTTATCAGGCCAGGGTGAATTACATCTTGCAGTCACAAAATGGCGTCTTGAAAAAATTTACAGACTCGATGTAGAATTTATTAAACCACGTATCCCTTACCGTGAAACAATTCAGAAACTTTCAATCGCTTCTTACCGTCATAAAAAACAAAGTGGAGGTGCCGGACAATTTGGCGAAGTGAATCTGAAAATCGAACCATACTTTGATGGAATGTCAGAGCCGGAAGGCCATAGCATTCGTGAAAAAGAAATTCTCGAATTACCTTGGGGTGGTCGATTAGTATTTTACAATTGCATTGTAGGTGGTGTGATCGATCAGCGTTTTATTCCTTCGATTCAAAAAGGCATTATGGAAAAAATGCATGAAGGTCCGCTAACAGGAAGTTATGTACGCGATATCAGAGTGATCGTTTATGATGGCAAGATGCATCCTGTCGATTCAAATGATATCTCATTCAAGATAGCGGGAATGATGGCTTTTAAAGAAGCATTCCATTTAGCTGATCCGAAAATTCTTGAACCTATTTATGAAGTCGAGATAAAAGTTCCCGAAGAATTGATGGGAGATGTTGTTACAGATCTTCAATCACGAAGAGCAATAATTCTCGGAATGGATTCTGTTGGAACATACCAGATCATTAAAGCAAAAACTCCGCTCGCAGAACTGGACAAATATTCCACTTCGCTTCGTTCTATCACTCAGGGCCGTGGAAGTTATTCCGGAAAATTTACGGAATACGCACCGGTGCCTTCTGATATTCAGAAGAAACTCGGCGAAGAATATAAAAAGACAGAGGTTCATTGA
- a CDS encoding DUF1761 domain-containing protein encodes MLELNWTIILISALVPTITGMIWYNPKVFGTVWMKLNGFTEEQMKGGSLPKMIILSIIFSLFITMAMHPIVIHQMGIYSVLANEPGIQGANGAIDVNSEAGAYLTNFFATYGDRFRTFKHGVFHGVLAGFFLIFPTFAINGMFERKPFKLTLIHAGYWMLTLGIIGGLICQFT; translated from the coding sequence ATGTTAGAATTAAACTGGACCATTATCCTGATCTCTGCCTTGGTTCCCACCATTACAGGCATGATCTGGTATAATCCAAAAGTATTTGGAACTGTCTGGATGAAACTGAATGGTTTCACAGAAGAACAAATGAAAGGTGGAAGTCTTCCTAAAATGATCATTTTATCGATCATCTTCAGTTTGTTCATCACAATGGCTATGCATCCGATCGTTATTCATCAGATGGGAATTTACTCGGTTCTTGCAAATGAGCCTGGAATTCAGGGTGCAAACGGTGCTATTGATGTTAATTCAGAAGCCGGAGCATATCTGACCAATTTTTTTGCAACCTACGGAGATCGCTTCAGGACATTTAAGCACGGTGTTTTTCACGGTGTTTTAGCAGGATTTTTTCTGATATTCCCAACGTTTGCAATCAATGGCATGTTTGAAAGAAAACCATTCAAATTAACTCTGATTCATGCGGGTTATTGGATGTTAACACTTGGTATCATCGGTGGACTAATCTGCCAGTTTACATAA
- a CDS encoding T9SS type A sorting domain-containing protein, with amino-acid sequence MKKTLLAFVIAASVATGSFAQELRCYTTEKHNEAIKNNPALIRQMEELQKFTQEFGRTTRTSGVVYTIPVVFHILHNYGPENISDAQIYDAMRILNEDYRKLNADTTSIVASFQGIASDSEIEFRLATIDPNGNCTNGIDRIVTQLTYLAADPAKLNPWPNNKYLNIWVANSLENTGAAAYAYYPGAAPTASVDGVMSRHNYVGSIGTSSSTGARTLTHEIGHCFNLAHVWGSTNQPGVACGDDLVTDTPETMGHTSCDLSSSICNPPLIENVQNYMEYSFCEHMFTQGQSARMRIALNSPIGGRNNLWQPSNLTATGVSGPPQLCTPIADFDLNYQLVCEGGDITFYDLSWNGRVGNWNWSFPGGVPSTSTDSSPTINYPTAGIYPATLSVSNATGTDSITRTSLIYVSSSQVASVPYIENFEDTASVPGNNGFLLNPDNGTTWTRVTNAAVSGTASIKINNFTNVKGQIDEWIMPAMDFSNITAPVSMTFYVANARRSSTSEDELKFAGSVNCGTSWQTRYNKSGATLATVATVVSSNFTPNVSQWRKETVTLNPFKLLPNVRFKFTNTSDRGNNTYIDSINITGTIVNVDEMDEIQLGFALYPNPTTESSTVQFKLSTKQNVILDVKNILGETIRKVVSDELEGGLHEIMLPALPKGIYMIDLYTGNKHHVRRLIVS; translated from the coding sequence ATGAAAAAAACTCTACTCGCATTTGTAATTGCAGCTTCAGTAGCTACCGGTTCATTTGCACAAGAACTTCGTTGCTATACAACAGAAAAGCATAACGAGGCGATTAAAAACAATCCTGCTCTTATACGTCAAATGGAAGAGCTTCAGAAATTCACTCAAGAATTTGGCAGAACAACAAGAACCAGTGGAGTTGTTTATACAATTCCTGTCGTTTTTCACATCCTTCATAATTACGGTCCTGAAAACATTTCCGATGCTCAGATCTATGATGCAATGAGAATTTTGAATGAAGATTATCGTAAGCTGAATGCAGATACGACATCTATCGTTGCTTCATTTCAAGGTATCGCTTCAGACAGTGAAATTGAATTCAGATTAGCTACCATCGACCCGAATGGAAATTGCACGAATGGTATCGATCGTATCGTTACTCAGTTAACTTATCTTGCTGCTGATCCTGCAAAACTAAATCCATGGCCAAATAATAAATACCTTAATATCTGGGTAGCAAATTCTCTTGAGAACACGGGTGCTGCTGCTTATGCATATTATCCGGGTGCCGCTCCTACTGCATCTGTTGATGGAGTAATGAGCCGCCATAATTATGTTGGTAGTATTGGAACAAGTTCTTCAACCGGTGCTCGTACACTTACACATGAGATCGGACATTGCTTTAATCTAGCTCACGTTTGGGGAAGCACAAACCAACCGGGTGTTGCTTGTGGTGATGACCTCGTTACTGATACACCTGAAACTATGGGACATACTTCTTGCGATCTAAGTAGTTCTATTTGTAATCCTCCGTTAATCGAAAATGTTCAGAATTACATGGAATACTCTTTCTGCGAACATATGTTTACTCAAGGGCAATCTGCAAGAATGCGTATAGCTTTGAATAGTCCGATAGGTGGTCGTAATAATTTATGGCAGCCGAGCAATTTAACAGCAACCGGAGTTAGCGGACCACCGCAATTATGTACGCCGATCGCAGATTTCGATTTAAACTATCAACTAGTATGCGAAGGTGGCGATATAACTTTTTATGACTTAAGCTGGAATGGCCGTGTTGGAAACTGGAATTGGTCTTTCCCGGGTGGTGTTCCATCGACTTCAACTGATTCTTCTCCGACAATTAATTATCCTACAGCAGGTATTTATCCGGCAACATTAAGTGTTAGTAATGCCACAGGAACTGATTCTATTACACGTACATCCTTGATCTATGTATCAAGTTCACAGGTTGCAAGTGTACCATATATCGAGAATTTTGAAGATACAGCATCTGTGCCGGGCAATAATGGATTTCTTTTAAATCCTGATAACGGCACAACATGGACCCGCGTTACTAATGCAGCAGTTTCCGGTACGGCATCAATTAAGATCAATAACTTTACTAATGTTAAAGGACAAATTGATGAATGGATCATGCCTGCTATGGATTTCTCTAACATTACAGCACCTGTTTCTATGACATTCTATGTTGCTAATGCAAGAAGAAGTTCAACAAGTGAAGATGAATTGAAATTTGCAGGAAGTGTCAATTGCGGAACTTCTTGGCAGACCAGATATAATAAAAGCGGCGCAACTCTTGCAACTGTTGCAACTGTTGTATCATCGAACTTTACTCCAAATGTATCGCAATGGAGAAAAGAAACTGTAACACTGAATCCTTTCAAACTTCTTCCAAACGTTCGCTTTAAATTCACAAATACAAGTGACAGAGGAAACAATACCTATATCGATAGCATTAACATTACAGGTACAATAGTAAATGTTGATGAAATGGATGAGATTCAATTGGGATTTGCTTTGTATCCGAATCCAACAACGGAATCAAGTACAGTTCAATTCAAATTATCTACTAAACAGAATGTAATCCTTGATGTGAAAAACATTTTAGGTGAAACGATCAGGAAAGTAGTTAGTGATGAATTGGAAGGCGGTCTTCATGAGATCATGCTTCCTGCACTTCCAAAAGGAATCTATATGATCGATCTTTATACCGGCAACAAACATCACGTTCGCCGATTGATCGTTTCATAA
- a CDS encoding transposase: MKTNVEMFSEKVNQLYVGLDVHKNQWSVCMRTEEFEHKTFTQPPNPEILYDYIQKNFSSYQVICAYEAGFCGYWISEQLKSYGFECLVLNAVDIPGSDKDTQRKTDRVDCRKIARELSKGEVQGIFQPDRAQQGFRNLFRQRNKLVKQLRVVKNNIRSLLFFNGTQIEKEYENGNWSLSFRKWLQALSSQHNPDRYRDCAKPK; this comes from the coding sequence ATGAAAACAAATGTAGAAATGTTCTCTGAGAAAGTCAATCAATTGTATGTTGGATTAGATGTACACAAAAATCAATGGTCAGTTTGTATGCGGACGGAGGAATTTGAACACAAAACCTTTACTCAGCCACCAAATCCTGAGATTTTGTACGATTACATCCAAAAGAATTTTTCAAGTTATCAAGTTATATGTGCTTACGAAGCCGGTTTCTGCGGTTACTGGATCAGTGAACAGTTAAAATCGTATGGTTTTGAATGCTTGGTATTAAATGCAGTTGATATTCCCGGAAGCGATAAAGACACCCAAAGAAAAACCGATCGTGTTGATTGCAGGAAAATAGCCCGCGAATTAAGCAAAGGTGAAGTACAGGGAATCTTTCAACCAGACAGAGCACAACAAGGATTTCGAAACTTGTTTCGTCAGCGAAATAAATTAGTAAAACAATTGAGGGTTGTAAAAAACAATATTCGTTCTCTTCTTTTTTTTAACGGGACTCAAATCGAAAAGGAATACGAGAATGGAAATTGGAGTCTTTCGTTTAGAAAATGGTTGCAAGCACTAAGTTCTCAGCACAATCCCGATAGGTATCGGGATTGTGCCAAACCTAAATGA